In a single window of the Paenibacillus sp. MMS20-IR301 genome:
- a CDS encoding FHA domain-containing protein, with translation MIYDIQSKNDLTGSMLTVRIPEQELDHKALYTIQHAAPEFIVPFRTRSIDGEIELTYQLGTRSRLQYFYGTRSPREYVELWSTILTPLLDCDDWFMNPFSFVLQTEYLYYDKISEVVSFVYIPSVRPAADYEGLRTMAGELAKNFPVTDTLLENQVLRALMQSFNPKQFLQMLKDSLRPDTPAAHVSSIPVAKPIAAEQVQVPRQEAVVRQPERMPENEPWKKPSSPSGLSGEHGDIHINLDGNAFGGAEAAKPDKWKLSLFNKKNEPEKAKPEKPGKPEKPKSRLFAGKKKDEAKEVIVGAAARQNIASQHIPLQSEPAVVQSYGGGPYSQQMDNDVTELEEDSPHRVQLRSIGNRELPESIAVSVSIGQVFTIGRFDASVGRQQSSFEFAKTLKAISRRHTAIERAADGYRIIDLTSSAGTFVNSQKLVPGSPLKLNRGDRVSFGNAGADYIWEE, from the coding sequence GTGATATACGATATTCAGAGCAAAAATGATCTAACAGGGTCAATGCTTACGGTTAGAATACCTGAGCAGGAGCTGGATCACAAAGCGTTATACACAATTCAGCATGCTGCTCCGGAGTTCATTGTGCCCTTTCGGACCCGCAGTATAGACGGGGAGATTGAACTAACCTATCAGTTGGGCACACGGAGCCGGCTTCAATATTTTTATGGCACCCGCAGCCCGAGGGAGTATGTGGAGCTATGGTCAACTATTCTTACGCCGCTGCTGGATTGTGACGATTGGTTCATGAATCCGTTCTCCTTTGTACTGCAGACAGAATATTTATATTACGACAAAATCAGCGAAGTGGTCAGCTTCGTATATATCCCTTCTGTCCGTCCGGCTGCCGATTATGAGGGGTTAAGAACTATGGCGGGAGAGCTGGCAAAGAACTTTCCGGTGACAGATACCCTGCTGGAGAATCAGGTGCTGAGAGCGCTTATGCAAAGCTTTAATCCGAAACAATTCTTGCAGATGTTAAAAGACTCCTTGCGGCCCGATACGCCTGCTGCACATGTATCAAGTATTCCTGTTGCCAAACCGATTGCTGCTGAGCAGGTGCAGGTGCCCCGGCAGGAGGCTGTTGTCCGGCAGCCTGAAAGAATGCCGGAGAATGAACCCTGGAAGAAGCCGTCCAGCCCTTCCGGGCTGTCCGGTGAGCATGGTGATATTCATATCAATCTTGACGGTAACGCCTTTGGCGGTGCAGAGGCTGCGAAGCCGGATAAATGGAAGCTTTCCTTATTCAATAAAAAAAATGAACCTGAAAAAGCAAAGCCTGAGAAACCCGGAAAACCGGAAAAGCCGAAGAGCCGTTTGTTTGCCGGGAAAAAGAAGGATGAAGCTAAGGAAGTCATTGTCGGAGCCGCTGCCCGGCAAAATATTGCTTCGCAGCATATCCCTCTCCAGTCTGAGCCGGCAGTTGTTCAAAGCTATGGCGGCGGGCCTTACAGCCAGCAGATGGATAATGATGTGACTGAGCTTGAAGAGGATTCGCCGCACAGAGTGCAGCTCCGTTCCATCGGCAACCGTGAGCTTCCTGAAAGTATAGCGGTTTCCGTCTCCATCGGGCAGGTTTTTACAATAGGGCGCTTCGATGCCTCGGTCGGACGCCAGCAATCCAGCTTTGAATTTGCCAAAACGCTTAAAGCGATCAGCCGCCGGCATACCGCAATTGAGCGTGCGGCGGACGGATACAGAATTATCGATTTAACCTCCAGTGCCGGAACCTTCGTTAACAGCCAAAAGCTGGTTCCGGGCAGTCCCCTTAAGCTGAACCGCGGTGATCGTGTATCCTTCGGTAACGCCGGGGCGGATTACATCTGGGAGGAATGA
- a CDS encoding WD40 repeat domain-containing serine/threonine protein kinase → MLQIIADTYEIEHEIGSGGGGIVYLARHIRLDKSVVLKGDKRSLTAKSETLRREVDALKSLSHTYIPQVYDYVEHDGIVYTVMDFIAGESWDKPLKRGERFPQAQVIEWACQLLEALKYLHGRPPHGILHADIKPANVMLTPEGTIRLIDYNIALALGEEGAVGVGRSFGYASPEHYGADYSTGGKAQSVTTDYVTTQLVPQTDVKTRLEPDPGEPSSDTSGKKVIMLDVRSDIYSLGATLYHILTGQRPAREASEVVPISGTEYSPAVIAIIAKAMNPNPDLRYQSAGEMLYDLEHLHDNDPRTKRFKRTRLIGFMAAAALFLAGGVSAFIGLKQMEQTQAAYALAQYSAEALAAGDHAKAVSLALQALPEPRSMLAPPYTVQAQKALADALGVYELSDGFKAYRTVNVSSEVMKTAISPDGTTLAAVCAWELTLIDTESGEVLATLPVLESALADVEFVNNGLVAYAGKEGIGLYDLAERRQVWTGRLATEIAVSADGSSIAATYRDENMAEVYKLDGTVKVSVPFGNKRQHAPVNDAFANANDNLFKLNSDGSKLAVSFSDGGLTIFDLADSQNSLELYETSEYTHFEGNFNHQYFAFSASSADSSAFNVIDVEEQVQTGGFESERRFGVAADESGIYVSSDNLIVSIDPVTGEQQEIAYADADIGAFSADAEFTLVLTTDNTYSIYGQDAKLIDKYDADLTHYDFVELAGPFAVIGSRDTPTLRILKLENHSDAEVFRYEDPEYAHDEARISADGSKLMLFSYNNFRIYDGQGGLVREVEIPDADHVYDQQYRRDEKGSRLEVIYNDGLTRAYSGDNGEVLSEVQGDKPDLSLLEQFYTDKLRIESPLHGTPIAYDRESGKVVRELEKNAYLTYVTQVGANVITEYISASGERYGLLLDENCDTLAVLPNLSDITGNELIFDYHSGSLRKTRIYSIEDLLALSKL, encoded by the coding sequence ATGCTTCAGATTATAGCGGACACGTATGAAATAGAGCATGAGATTGGCTCGGGCGGCGGCGGTATTGTCTATCTGGCGAGACATATCCGGCTGGACAAAAGTGTGGTGCTTAAGGGAGACAAGCGCTCCCTTACAGCTAAGTCAGAAACCCTGCGCCGCGAAGTGGATGCGCTCAAAAGTCTGAGCCATACCTACATTCCGCAGGTCTATGACTATGTTGAACATGACGGTATTGTCTACACTGTAATGGATTTCATTGCCGGCGAGAGCTGGGACAAGCCGCTTAAGCGGGGAGAACGGTTCCCGCAGGCACAGGTGATTGAATGGGCCTGCCAGCTGCTGGAGGCGCTGAAGTATCTGCACGGCAGGCCCCCGCACGGTATTTTGCACGCGGATATCAAGCCGGCGAATGTAATGCTTACACCGGAAGGCACGATCAGGCTGATCGATTACAACATCGCGCTGGCACTCGGAGAGGAAGGCGCTGTAGGAGTAGGCCGAAGCTTCGGCTATGCTTCTCCGGAGCATTACGGGGCGGATTATTCCACCGGCGGCAAGGCACAAAGTGTAACTACTGACTACGTAACGACACAGCTAGTCCCGCAGACTGACGTGAAGACAAGGCTCGAACCGGACCCGGGCGAGCCTTCCAGTGATACCTCAGGCAAAAAAGTAATTATGCTGGATGTCCGTTCGGATATCTACAGCCTGGGGGCAACGTTGTATCATATCCTGACCGGGCAGCGCCCGGCCAGGGAGGCTTCGGAGGTTGTACCGATATCGGGCACGGAATACAGCCCGGCCGTAATTGCCATTATTGCCAAAGCGATGAATCCGAACCCGGATTTACGTTACCAGTCGGCCGGGGAGATGCTGTACGACCTCGAGCATCTGCATGACAATGATCCGCGGACGAAGCGGTTTAAGCGGACCCGGCTGATCGGCTTCATGGCTGCCGCTGCCTTGTTTCTTGCCGGAGGCGTGTCAGCGTTTATCGGCCTGAAGCAGATGGAGCAGACGCAGGCTGCATATGCGCTGGCACAATACTCCGCTGAAGCATTGGCTGCAGGCGACCATGCGAAGGCAGTGTCCCTTGCCCTGCAGGCTCTGCCCGAGCCGAGGAGTATGCTTGCACCGCCATATACGGTTCAAGCCCAAAAGGCGCTTGCTGATGCGCTTGGCGTATACGAGCTGTCGGACGGCTTCAAGGCATACCGGACAGTGAATGTGAGCTCTGAGGTAATGAAGACTGCAATCTCTCCGGACGGTACGACCCTGGCAGCGGTCTGCGCCTGGGAGCTTACATTGATAGACACGGAGAGTGGTGAGGTACTTGCAACTCTTCCGGTGCTGGAGTCCGCGCTGGCTGATGTTGAATTCGTGAATAACGGACTCGTGGCTTACGCCGGGAAAGAGGGGATTGGCCTCTACGATCTGGCAGAGAGACGGCAGGTCTGGACGGGCAGACTGGCAACAGAAATTGCTGTCTCCGCTGATGGAAGCTCTATTGCAGCAACTTACCGTGATGAGAATATGGCTGAGGTCTATAAGCTTGACGGTACGGTCAAGGTATCGGTCCCGTTTGGGAACAAACGCCAGCATGCCCCCGTCAATGATGCTTTTGCCAATGCAAATGATAATTTGTTTAAGCTGAATTCAGATGGCAGCAAGCTTGCAGTCAGCTTCTCGGACGGCGGACTTACTATATTCGATCTTGCCGACAGCCAGAATAGCCTGGAGCTCTATGAGACCTCCGAATATACCCACTTTGAAGGCAATTTCAATCATCAATATTTCGCCTTCTCCGCAAGCAGTGCGGACAGTTCGGCATTTAATGTAATCGATGTAGAGGAGCAGGTGCAGACCGGAGGATTTGAATCCGAACGGCGCTTTGGGGTGGCAGCTGATGAGAGCGGAATCTATGTCTCAAGTGATAATCTGATTGTCAGTATTGATCCCGTTACAGGGGAGCAGCAGGAAATCGCCTATGCCGATGCGGATATTGGGGCTTTCTCAGCGGATGCTGAATTTACGCTGGTTTTGACTACTGATAATACATACTCCATTTACGGTCAGGATGCCAAGCTGATAGACAAGTACGATGCTGACCTTACACATTACGATTTTGTTGAGCTGGCGGGGCCGTTCGCAGTAATTGGCAGCAGGGATACACCAACGCTGAGAATATTGAAGCTTGAGAATCACTCTGATGCTGAAGTATTCCGGTATGAAGATCCCGAATACGCGCATGATGAGGCCAGAATCAGTGCAGATGGCTCGAAGCTGATGCTGTTCTCCTACAATAATTTCCGGATCTATGACGGTCAAGGCGGACTGGTGCGTGAGGTTGAGATTCCTGACGCCGATCATGTCTATGACCAGCAATACCGCAGGGATGAAAAAGGGTCGCGCCTTGAAGTGATTTATAACGACGGTCTGACCAGAGCGTATTCCGGAGATAACGGCGAGGTGCTTTCTGAGGTTCAGGGGGATAAGCCCGACCTTAGCCTGCTGGAGCAATTCTATACGGATAAGCTGAGAATAGAATCGCCCCTGCATGGTACGCCTATTGCGTATGACCGTGAATCCGGCAAAGTAGTCCGCGAGCTGGAGAAAAATGCATATCTGACTTACGTTACACAGGTCGGTGCGAATGTGATCACAGAATACATCTCGGCCAGCGGAGAGCGTTACGGGTTATTGCTGGATGAGAACTGTGACACGCTGGCTGTACTGCCCAATCTTTCTGACATTACCGGCAATGAGCTGATCTTCGATTACCACTCGGGGAGCCTGCGGAAAACCCGCATTTATTCCATAGAAGATTTATTAGCATTATCCAAATTATAA
- a CDS encoding S-layer homology domain-containing protein — protein MAKKSLSMLLAVIMLFTMLPAAVFGAGDTDAVTDTVIYNLGKQEVSVGPEVEAALTDELFAQDGSYTIQLEDNAFFPYEVQFKYNGETTTEWFDTPESSVVIGGHTFYVATEQNDPNRLSQIGVKIGNTYVAAKPEPKNFRPGGGFTAFSMLPLEESRVSLDLSAYSRLDLKAVEVSALLSGLKAGNSHPEIDSNDKVVWARLSNDDYKIVSQSDKIDLSMYQNTYGSFSLELIVGSALQLDPDNIRYIVNVTASTNNKFAELGIYTDSDSTRTKLGKAPYEYYSVSTAYDYYDVRLPKTFKSNFDFYIGLKLPESIGTYDVFVYDGEYDTAALAEAAAVQDPSKNITATILADSYDAVGSGYHITSTYDSSYQRLTFVVKQGNDAVFTQKMLLSINVTSNGPEYYYGLYAEQDGNWNKANGGYSYSSRSGLETVTYEMNAGAEVNDNYHLILVYEHNSSSSLSNAATYVTKAVVGHFDSLESATAEADIKSQLFPSSSGKGNGYLANYSGDGQKFTIFAEGEVFKIIVKTIKGDNPATPDSVIPNPGSMDTNFYIQGARDSAGINLSSKVYAVPYDADTYYDLGFQTLLINDSDVDLSNVKPTFWVNTYAKTKAYIETEQTSGESVVNADPDKGGKSPVNYVAKAENGKNVKEYWVTFAKKQAGGSKLFVNGINGPDGAKREIFLDSIYDYRHDIFIANIGDAELTGLTAKLSDDAAHVKLDEYWTVGGAGNDKLAAFNGVARETSYGEIANVAKIRIVPDGTGDISGKLTISAVGQEDVVITLTGVAGDPKITTDSVPKAVKYVPYSVMMHTSNKYDWNTVKWQLAGGTLPKGMTLYENGELYGVPQETGTFTFWARAEFNPRFPSDMKQFTLNVADNTAEDVFNASDYVTDWPNQLTTINSYADKVFKIEHAFSEFTDKFFLDGKELIKDTDYLAEEGSTKITIRAQTFQNSGSGTHTIAAEFRNDQGKGTDMKKAARNYTLDLNTPSSTTKPSTSGSGSNPTPTPSATPKPTATATPTPKPTATPAPSATPKPTSAPSQAPTSKLYSDVRIADWFRADVEWANEQGLMTGVGNNKFAPQTKISGATVVAVLSRLAKIDLNLYTDTAYADIPNDQWYSKAAKWAKSTGLLGTDPFQPNTPIVRGELAVILVKYLDQQGIKYEATGAAAVFSDASLMTAEQKTAFQVLYKLGIFNGKNNGVMDPKGATTRAELATLLHRVAVFVESHQSGE, from the coding sequence ATGGCAAAGAAAAGTCTGTCCATGCTTCTTGCAGTAATCATGCTGTTCACGATGCTGCCGGCGGCAGTATTCGGAGCCGGGGATACAGATGCGGTTACTGATACAGTAATCTATAACCTCGGAAAACAGGAAGTTTCTGTTGGTCCTGAAGTAGAAGCTGCTTTAACAGATGAGCTGTTCGCGCAGGATGGCAGCTACACGATTCAACTGGAGGATAATGCGTTCTTCCCGTATGAGGTGCAGTTCAAATATAACGGGGAAACCACTACAGAATGGTTTGATACACCGGAAAGCTCTGTTGTTATCGGCGGTCACACCTTTTATGTAGCTACCGAGCAGAACGATCCGAACCGGCTCTCGCAGATCGGCGTGAAGATCGGTAATACTTATGTCGCTGCCAAGCCTGAACCGAAGAATTTCCGGCCGGGAGGCGGATTTACTGCGTTCTCCATGCTGCCGCTGGAAGAATCCCGGGTCAGCCTCGACTTATCCGCATACAGCCGTCTGGATCTGAAGGCTGTAGAAGTTTCAGCATTGCTAAGCGGTTTAAAAGCGGGCAATTCACATCCGGAAATTGATAGTAATGATAAGGTTGTATGGGCTCGTTTATCAAATGATGACTACAAGATCGTCAGCCAAAGCGATAAGATCGATCTGTCTATGTACCAGAATACCTATGGCTCGTTTTCTCTCGAACTGATTGTCGGCTCAGCCCTGCAGCTGGATCCTGACAACATTAGATACATCGTTAACGTAACTGCATCAACGAATAATAAATTTGCAGAGCTTGGAATTTATACGGATTCTGATAGTACACGGACAAAGCTTGGTAAAGCTCCGTATGAGTACTATAGTGTTAGTACTGCATATGATTATTATGACGTCCGGTTGCCGAAAACTTTTAAAAGCAATTTTGATTTTTATATCGGTCTGAAACTGCCCGAAAGCATTGGTACATATGATGTCTTTGTTTACGACGGAGAGTATGATACGGCTGCCCTTGCTGAGGCAGCAGCAGTGCAAGATCCGAGTAAGAACATTACGGCTACTATTCTGGCGGATAGCTATGATGCGGTTGGCTCAGGTTATCACATCACCTCGACTTATGATTCTTCTTATCAGAGATTGACTTTTGTGGTTAAACAAGGAAATGATGCTGTATTCACTCAAAAGATGCTATTGTCCATTAATGTCACTAGCAATGGCCCCGAATATTACTATGGACTATATGCAGAACAAGATGGAAATTGGAATAAAGCAAACGGAGGGTATAGTTATTCATCCCGAAGCGGACTGGAAACCGTAACGTATGAGATGAATGCGGGAGCTGAGGTTAACGATAACTACCACCTGATACTTGTATACGAGCACAATAGCAGCAGCAGTTTAAGTAATGCTGCCACTTATGTTACCAAAGCAGTCGTAGGCCACTTCGATTCTCTTGAGTCTGCAACTGCTGAAGCGGACATTAAATCCCAGTTGTTCCCTAGCAGTTCAGGCAAGGGTAATGGTTACTTGGCGAATTACAGTGGAGATGGACAAAAATTCACGATTTTTGCTGAAGGTGAAGTATTCAAAATTATCGTCAAGACTATCAAAGGCGATAATCCTGCTACACCGGATAGTGTAATTCCAAATCCAGGCTCTATGGATACAAACTTTTATATCCAAGGTGCCAGAGACAGCGCTGGTATTAATTTATCCTCAAAAGTTTATGCAGTGCCATATGATGCAGATACTTATTATGATCTAGGCTTCCAGACCTTGCTTATTAATGATAGCGATGTAGATCTTTCTAACGTGAAGCCGACATTCTGGGTAAATACCTATGCGAAAACGAAAGCCTACATCGAGACAGAGCAAACCTCAGGCGAATCTGTAGTAAACGCCGATCCGGATAAGGGCGGTAAAAGCCCGGTGAACTATGTTGCCAAAGCGGAGAACGGCAAAAACGTTAAAGAATATTGGGTCACGTTCGCCAAAAAGCAGGCCGGCGGCTCCAAGCTCTTCGTGAACGGAATCAACGGACCTGATGGTGCGAAACGTGAGATCTTCCTCGACTCCATCTATGATTACCGTCATGATATCTTTATTGCTAACATTGGCGATGCGGAACTGACCGGATTAACAGCGAAGCTTAGTGATGATGCCGCGCATGTTAAGCTTGATGAATACTGGACGGTAGGCGGGGCCGGCAATGATAAGCTTGCCGCATTCAACGGAGTTGCTAGAGAAACCTCTTATGGTGAAATTGCTAATGTTGCCAAAATCCGTATCGTTCCAGATGGCACCGGCGATATTTCCGGCAAACTGACCATTTCAGCTGTTGGCCAAGAGGATGTTGTCATTACGCTGACCGGGGTTGCCGGCGATCCGAAGATCACTACTGACAGTGTACCTAAGGCGGTTAAGTATGTACCTTATTCCGTAATGATGCATACCAGCAACAAATATGACTGGAACACAGTGAAATGGCAGCTTGCCGGCGGCACTCTGCCGAAGGGCATGACTCTTTACGAGAATGGAGAGCTCTACGGGGTTCCGCAGGAGACGGGTACATTCACGTTCTGGGCCCGGGCGGAATTTAACCCGCGGTTCCCGAGCGATATGAAACAATTCACACTGAACGTAGCGGACAATACTGCTGAGGATGTATTTAATGCCAGTGATTATGTAACCGACTGGCCGAATCAGCTAACGACCATTAACAGCTACGCTGATAAAGTCTTCAAAATCGAGCATGCTTTCAGTGAGTTCACCGACAAGTTCTTCCTCGATGGTAAAGAACTGATCAAAGATACAGATTATCTGGCTGAAGAAGGAAGTACGAAGATCACCATCCGTGCCCAAACCTTCCAGAACAGCGGCAGCGGCACTCACACTATTGCTGCCGAGTTCCGTAATGACCAAGGTAAAGGTACAGATATGAAGAAAGCTGCCCGGAACTATACGCTTGACCTGAACACCCCGAGCAGCACTACGAAGCCTTCAACCAGCGGATCCGGCTCCAACCCGACTCCGACGCCAAGTGCAACACCAAAGCCAACTGCAACTGCAACACCAACGCCAAAACCAACTGCAACACCAGCACCTAGTGCTACTCCTAAGCCAACATCAGCCCCTTCGCAGGCCCCAACCTCGAAGCTGTACAGTGATGTCAGAATAGCAGACTGGTTCAGAGCCGATGTAGAATGGGCAAATGAACAAGGGCTGATGACAGGAGTCGGTAATAACAAATTTGCTCCACAAACCAAAATTTCCGGAGCAACTGTGGTTGCGGTACTGTCCAGACTAGCCAAGATCGATTTGAACTTATATACAGACACTGCCTATGCGGATATCCCGAATGATCAGTGGTACAGCAAAGCAGCCAAATGGGCCAAGTCCACAGGGCTGCTCGGAACCGATCCATTCCAGCCGAACACTCCTATTGTACGCGGAGAGCTGGCGGTCATTCTCGTTAAATATCTGGACCAGCAAGGTATTAAATACGAAGCAACCGGAGCAGCAGCTGTATTCTCTGATGCTAGCCTGATGACAGCAGAACAGAAGACGGCATTCCAGGTTCTGTACAAGCTGGGTATTTTCAACGGTAAGAACAATGGAGTGATGGATCCTAAAGGAGCTACAACCCGTGCGGAGCTGGCTACATTGCTTCACCGGGTGGCAGTATTCGTTGAGAGCCATCAGTCCGGCGAGTAA
- a CDS encoding isochorismatase family cysteine hydrolase, with amino-acid sequence MKIGFLIIDLQEVHLGKVEQRAIDTACKYINHVSELLRSKNHTVIHIQDIEGMQAGDEAKFEVISGIQIADTDLRVTKEYSNAFWKTNLEELVREQGIDLLILSGYAAEYCVLFTYNGAEERGFKPVLLQNGILSSKSDVIPAAYRDRNLISYPVVEALVQG; translated from the coding sequence ATGAAAATCGGTTTTCTAATCATTGATCTGCAGGAGGTTCATCTGGGCAAGGTCGAGCAACGGGCGATTGATACCGCCTGCAAATATATTAACCACGTGTCAGAGCTGCTGCGCTCCAAGAACCACACCGTCATTCATATCCAGGATATCGAGGGCATGCAGGCCGGGGATGAAGCGAAGTTCGAGGTCATTTCCGGTATTCAGATTGCGGATACAGATCTTAGAGTGACGAAGGAGTATTCAAATGCGTTCTGGAAGACGAATCTGGAGGAGCTTGTGCGGGAGCAGGGCATCGATCTGCTGATTCTCTCCGGGTATGCGGCAGAATACTGCGTTCTATTCACTTACAATGGGGCCGAGGAAAGAGGCTTTAAGCCTGTGCTTTTACAAAATGGCATTCTAAGCTCGAAGAGTGATGTAATTCCTGCAGCCTACAGGGACCGGAATCTGATTTCGTATCCTGTTGTTGAAGCGCTGGTGCAGGGGTAA
- a CDS encoding LLM class flavin-dependent oxidoreductase, whose amino-acid sequence MEIGISTFLETTPDPVTGKTISHAERLREAVEEMVLADQSGLDVYGIGEHHRADYAGSAPAVVLAAAAAATKHIRLTSAVSVISSADPVRVYQDFATLDGLSNGRAEIMAGRGSFIESFPLFGYSLDDYDELFEENLELLLAIRASEKVTWRGGHRPAIHNLPVYPRAVQDPLPVWVASGGNPESAVRAGTLGLPIAFAIIGGMPERFAPLVALYKEAAVRAGHNPDKLQIATHSHGFVGETNEQAAALFYPSTAAQMNVIGRERGWGGTYNRAAFDDARSLRGALYVGDAEYVAEKIILLRKNLGVTRFFLHVNVGTMPHREVLRAIELLGTKVAPIVHKELARTRGK is encoded by the coding sequence ATGGAAATAGGAATCAGCACGTTTTTGGAGACTACACCTGATCCGGTAACCGGCAAAACAATCAGCCATGCAGAAAGACTGCGTGAGGCTGTGGAGGAAATGGTGCTGGCTGACCAGTCAGGCCTCGATGTATACGGAATTGGCGAGCATCACCGGGCCGATTATGCCGGCAGTGCGCCAGCGGTTGTACTGGCTGCCGCAGCTGCTGCGACTAAGCACATCCGGCTGACCAGTGCGGTCAGCGTAATCTCATCGGCTGACCCGGTCCGGGTATACCAGGATTTCGCTACCCTGGACGGCCTGTCGAACGGCCGGGCCGAGATTATGGCCGGACGCGGCTCATTCATCGAGTCCTTCCCGCTGTTTGGCTACAGCCTGGACGATTACGATGAATTGTTCGAGGAGAACCTGGAGCTGCTGCTCGCCATCCGTGCCTCCGAGAAGGTCACCTGGCGCGGCGGCCACCGGCCGGCGATCCATAATCTCCCGGTCTACCCCCGTGCAGTGCAGGACCCGCTCCCGGTCTGGGTTGCCAGCGGCGGCAATCCGGAATCCGCTGTGCGCGCCGGAACACTCGGATTGCCGATTGCCTTCGCAATTATCGGCGGTATGCCCGAGCGGTTCGCCCCGCTCGTCGCCCTGTACAAGGAAGCCGCCGTCCGCGCGGGGCATAATCCTGACAAGCTGCAGATTGCCACCCATTCCCACGGCTTCGTAGGCGAAACCAATGAACAGGCGGCAGCCTTGTTCTACCCTTCCACCGCCGCTCAGATGAATGTCATCGGACGCGAACGCGGCTGGGGCGGAACCTACAACCGCGCAGCCTTTGACGATGCCCGCAGCCTGCGCGGCGCCCTCTATGTCGGCGATGCCGAGTATGTCGCCGAGAAGATCATCCTGCTGCGCAAAAACCTCGGAGTGACGCGCTTCTTCCTGCATGTGAACGTCGGCACCATGCCGCACCGCGAGGTGCTGCGTGCCATCGAGCTGCTGGGCACCAAGGTTGCTCCTATTGTGCATAAGGAGCTGGCGCGGACCCGGGGTAAATAA